The following nucleotide sequence is from Mustelus asterias unplaced genomic scaffold, sMusAst1.hap1.1 HAP1_SCAFFOLD_499, whole genome shotgun sequence.
tcacccagcgcgcccccagccccccactcacccagcgcgcccccagcccccccactcacccagcaATATCTTCTGTTCTTTGCCCTCACTcagctcctcctcttcctcatcctcctcctccagactCTCCCCCTTGGGGAGGGCTTCGCTCTCCCTGGGATCAGAAGCAGGTGAAGAGCAAAAGTCAGCTGGTTCTGGGACGGCCTCTCCTTCCTCATCATCTTCCGGATCCCCGGGCTGCAGGATGTTCTCGGGCAGTTTGAGATCCTGATTACTGTCCACCGAACGAAGGCTCAGCCTTTCTTTGGAGTCGGAGTCTGTGCCACGATCCTCAGCTGAGGTGTCGCTGTTGCTGCTCTTGTCACTCAGTTTGCCCAGGCTGACAGACTCCTGCTCCCGCTCGCTCAGGAAGATTCCGTTCTGGAAGTCCTCATTCTCAGTCAGCTCTGCTTGGTCACTGAAGCTGATACCCGAGGAGAAGTCCACAAAGCTGGAGGATCGATGTTCTGCCGTGCCCTTCAGCTCACTGCTGCTGTAGGAGTCAGGACTATCAGAGACCGCTTCCTCATCATCGGCAACTACCCCCAGCACCCGACTGTCCTCAGCCCCTTCCTGCCCAGTCAGGACCTGGAGGATATGAGGCAGGAGGCTGTTGAGGAAAGGCTGGAGGCCCAACCGTACGATTAACTGAACGATGAAACAATCAGTGTAGAGGTAGAAACGGCCACAGAGGTAGCCAGGCTTCTCGTAGACCCCAACCAGAGGCTTCAGGAGATAGCGGTAAGCATTGCGAGGTCCTAAAGCCCGGGAAATCGGCTCAAAGAAATACCAGGCAGCATAGACGGCAGTCAAATCGTTGGACATCAGCCCAAGAATGAAGGGCAGAAGAATCTCCAGCCCCTCGGGTTGTATCTTCTCCAGCAGTTTATCCAATTGCTGCCAGAGAGAGAAGACAAAGTCACGCCCTTGTTCAACATTCTCTGCCCAGTGCGAATAGTAACTGCAGACAAACTGATGGAGAGAGTTGAAATAAAGAGGGAACGGGATGATGGGGCAAGAGGGACTGAGCAGCTgtgctgggctggagggaggtaaCCCCTCAAAGACAGGCAAGTATTCAAACAGGTTGATTTGATCGCCGTGCACTCCTGCCTCCAGTAACTCCTCACAGCTCCTGCCAAGTTGCAGTAGTGTCAATGCAGCATGTTGAAGAGGGGCTGCAATCTCCTTCAGGTGGTGGACACACAGTTTCCGCACAGTCAGGAAACGATCCAAGAATGAAGCGTCCTGCGCGAGGGCTTTCAGCCTCTGGGCAAAGAAGATTTCAGCAGTGAGGACTCCGAATGCTTGCATATCCCTCTGCACAAACTGAGAGAAGGAGAGGTGTGGAGTCAGATTTGTGAAGCTTCTCTCTGGCAGCTCACTGTACAAGCCTCGCACCAGGAAGTTATGATGCTTTTCCAGATCCTCTAAAGCCTGCAGTGGATTAAAACCCTCAGGGAGGGAGACCCTGGCGTCTCGCAGATCTGGATCAGCCATCCCTCGGTTACGATTCACTTTGTTAGCCGAAACCCGAGGATCGGCCGTCGATAGATTACTGACCGCGGCAGGAGACAACTGCTCCGAGGGTTTATCAGAGGCTGCAAGAGAATCCAGTGCTTCCGTACCCTCCTCCAAATCCTCCTCCTTCAAACGATCTCTGGAATCCTCTCCCAGTGGCCAAGCCCCCTCGGAGCCCGCCGTCTCTGGAACTATCCCGTTAATCAGGCCAGCTGCCCGCATCTCGGAGTGCCGCTCTGCCACCCCCTTCAGGTTTTGAGTGATGACAGGGGCCTCAGGAGGGGCGTAGCTGCCCCCTGCCAGTCGCTGAGGGTGTGGGCGGTCAAACAGTTGAACCACCCCATAACTGGTCAGGTGACTGTGACTGTCCACCAGGTGTAAGCACACATTCTTCGCCTTAACCGCTTCCTTCCCCGTCAGTTTGTATCCAAACGTCAGGTCGATCCAGTGGTGGAGATTGAGGGAGACTTCCTTTGATTCCAGCAGCTCCCGGTGAATGTCAATGAAATCCTGGTAGGAAGCACACCAGTTTGGAATGTCCAAGTCCGGCATGTCAGGGTGGATGGACTGGAAGATAGTGGGATCAGTGTAGAACTCTGGGATACACTCATCCGGAGTCCAGGATTGCATCCGCTCCATACTTGCCGGATACTCGTTGGGTTCCCACTGGGATCGGACGTGACTGCAGAGCACGGAGCGGGGAGTCCTCCGAGCTTTGTAAACATAGTAGGTGATATCGGAGAGGATGTCAGAGATGTGATGAGGAACGTGGAGAGCCTCACCGGCTTGCCCGCCAGTCACAAACGCTTCCTGCGTCATTTCGTAGGTAAAATCCAGCTGCTTGTCTCCCTTGTTCAGGCGGAATTTCGATTTGCGAAGGTCCCGGAACTTTCCGTAAGGGACGGTGAAATCCACCACCCAGGGGAGGACAGGGTGGTAGTTGGGATCGCCGTCTCTCCGACCTGCCAACCGGTTCAGCCCCATCAGGTAGCTGAAGTTGCTGATTCTCCCATGAACCCAGTCAGTGCAGAGAGCCGGCAGCTGGTGCTCAGTGCTGGCTGCTTGCTCACTGCCCTCCTGGCCAGCCTCACCCCCGCTCAGCTCCGCACACTCGGGCCTCTCATAGTCACAGAGGCTGAGCTGGAGCTGGGTGCACAGTCTTTCATCCACCAGCAGGTGATTCAGGGCCAGGCTGCCACATGTCAATCCCTCGCGGTGACAGGCTCGCATAGCCTGCAGCACCTGGAAGAGAATAAAGAGCACCTTGGCGTGGCTGCTCGCGAGTTTGGCAGGGCTGTAAGATACAACGTCACGCAGGGAGTAACGAGAGAAGGGCTGGATGACATACAGGAAGTGGGCTGATTCCAGCAAGGCGTCAGCAGGAAGGAGATTGGGATGGGGCCCTTGACTGTCAGGTGGTGAAGGTGCCGCCTCTTTATTGAGTGAGGAATCGCTGCCAatgtgcagaaagctgcagcccaGCAACCTGCTGAGTGACTGCTTCACGGACTGGAGGGCAGAGGTCCTTGGTCTCTCTGTGCTGTCTGTGTGGGGCCTGCCATACTGACGATGCGCCTTACGCCACAGGTTTCTGTAATTCTGCTCAGCAACATGCTGCATGAAACCGCAGAGCGAGTCCAAATCCAGCTCTGCTCCCACTCTCGCTGCCTCTTCAGCGCAGCGGGTGGGGGAGCTGGGTGTGTGCGAGATGTGATAGGCTAGCCGACTCTTCCTCAGAGTCTGGATGGAGATTCGAGTCCAGCCAGCGGGGAGCTTGTCCACagagggctggaggaaggttgtgATCTCAGCCTCactcagcccctcgggcctgggGCAGGAGCTAAGCAATGTCTTCCTCTCCTTCAGGCTGGTCAGCCACTTCACCGGCACAAACGCCACAATCTGGCAGCTTTCTCCAACCACCAGCTGCTTCCGGTCGATGCCCAAATCCTTCTCCACAGCAGCAACACGGCACTCCATCCTCACAGCACACCTGCTTGTATCGCAGGGCCATTAGCTGACCCACAATCAGTGCCTGGCCAATACAGGCCAACCTGTAACACACAACAACAGTCAGATTCACAGAGAATCAGATCATTTAAGTGCTGGAAGTTGGAGGGAATGGGCCATGTAGAGtcttagagcaatacagcacggaaacaggcccttcagcccaaccgctccatgccaaccatgctgccctcccagctagtcccaattgcccacctttggcccatatccctctaatcctttcccatccacatacttatccaaatgccttttaaatgttgctattgaacctacatcaaccactttctctggcagctcattccatacacgcatcaccctctgcatgaagaagttgccccttcaggtcccttttaaatctttcccctctcacctttaacctgtgctctctAGGTTTCAATCGCCCTTCCCTGGGAAAACAACGATGTGCATTCATCCTATTTGTGccactcatgattttatacacctcaataagatcaccaacaacctatcctggtccccccatgccgacactatagttaagaaagcccaccaacgcctctactttctcagaggactaaggaaatttggcatgtcagctacaactctcaccaacctttacagatgcaccatagaaagcattctttctgtttgtatcacagcttggtatggctcctactctgcccaagaccgcaaggaactacaaacgatcgtgaatgtagcccaatccatctcacaaaccagcctcccattcactgactctgtctagacttcccgctgcctcagcaaagcagccagcataattaaggaccccatgcaccccggacattctctcttccatcttcttccgtcggaaaaaagatacaaaagtctgaggtcacgtaccaaccgactcaagaacagcttcttccctgctgctgtcagacttttgaatggacctaccctgcattaagttgatctttctctacaccctagctatgactctaacactacattctgcactctctcctttccttctctatgaacggtatgatttgtctgtatagcacgcaagaaacaatacttttcactgtatgttaatacatgtgacaacaataaatcaaatcaaaacccctcattctcctacattccaaggaataaagctcTAGCCTGGCCagcctctccctgtaactcaggcccagtagtcctggcaacatcctcataaatcttctctgcactctttccagtttatcaatgtctttcctataacagggtgatcaaaactgtgcacaatactccaagtgtggcctcaccaatgacttatagaactgtaacataatgtcccaactccggtactcaatgccctgactgatgaaggccaatgTGCTAAACACCTTCTTCATCATTCTGTTTACCTATGACGCcactttcaatgaactatgtacttgtactccgaGGTCCCtcagttcctcaacactccccagggcccgacCATTCACTGTGCAAGTCTTaacctggtttgactttccaaaatgcaacacctcacagttATCCGTATTGGAACTTATTTGCCaattctcggcccacttccctaactgatcaagatccctctGTAATTGTTGATAACCTGCTTCGCTTTCTACAACACCTCCTAATTTAGtagcatccgcaaacttactaaccatgccttgtacattcacatccgAATCATTTATATAATGAACGAATAACAAGGGCCCCAACCCCTGAGGCCCCCCATGTGCAGGAAcgtggattagaaagggcaccaggGCATTTTTGGGAGGATATGGACGGGATGGGCTGAACGTCCCTCTTTGATGTTTCATTTTGACGGTTCAATGGGAAACTGCTTGCCAGCCCTGGGACTCACTGCAAAAGTAAAGCATTCCACAACAGCTGCCTGAACTTCATTTCACAAAAACTTTCCTCAGGAAATACTCTCAAAAATTCCTACAAAGAAAACACAACAGCCACCCGGCACTTAGCAAGATTCCAAGAACAGCAAcataataatgaccagatcatctcttCCAATGATGTTAATAGAAGTACagcccgggttagatacagagtaaagctccctctacacagtccccatcaaacactcccaggacaggtacagcacggggttagatacagagtaaagctccctctacactgtcccccatcaaacactcccaggacaggtacagcatagggttagatacagaataaagctccctctacactgtccccatcaaacactcccaggacaggtacagcaccgggttagatacagagtaaagctccctctacactgtcccccatcaaacactcccaggacaggtacagcacggggttcgatacagagtaaagttccctctacactgtccccatcaaacactcccaggacaggtacagcacggggttagatacagagtaaagctccctctacactgtccccatcaaacactcccaggacaggtacagcacggggttagatacagagtaaagctccctctacactgtccccatcaaacactcagttACTGGGTTTGGATGGTGATATTTTCTCTCTATTTTAGCTCTGGGTCCAGTTTATTCTCTCTTTGGGTTTGGGGAAGGGGATGCCCACTATCTCCGGCTCTGGGACTCACCTCCGCCGCTCCGGGGTGAAGGTAACGCTGAACGGGGTCAGGTGACTGGTCACATGATCTGCAGTTTGGA
It contains:
- the wdr81 gene encoding WD repeat-containing protein 81 is translated as MECRVAAVEKDLGIDRKQLVVGESCQIVAFVPVKWLTSLKERKTLLSSCPRPEGLSEAEITTFLQPSVDKLPAGWTRISIQTLRKSRLAYHISHTPSSPTRCAEEAARVGAELDLDSLCGFMQHVAEQNYRNLWRKAHRQYGRPHTDSTERPRTSALQSVKQSLSRLLGCSFLHIGSDSSLNKEAAPSPPDSQGPHPNLLPADALLESAHFLYVIQPFSRYSLRDVVSYSPAKLASSHAKVLFILFQVLQAMRACHREGLTCGSLALNHLLVDERLCTQLQLSLCDYERPECAELSGGEAGQEGSEQAASTEHQLPALCTDWVHGRISNFSYLMGLNRLAGRRDGDPNYHPVLPWVVDFTVPYGKFRDLRKSKFRLNKGDKQLDFTYEMTQEAFVTGGQAGEALHVPHHISDILSDITYYVYKARRTPRSVLCSHVRSQWEPNEYPASMERMQSWTPDECIPEFYTDPTIFQSIHPDMPDLDIPNWCASYQDFIDIHRELLESKEVSLNLHHWIDLTFGYKLTGKEAVKAKNVCLHLVDSHSHLTSYGVVQLFDRPHPQRLAGGSYAPPEAPVITQNLKGVAERHSEMRAAGLINGIVPETAGSEGAWPLGEDSRDRLKEEDLEEGTEALDSLAASDKPSEQLSPAAVSNLSTADPRVSANKVNRNRGMADPDLRDARVSLPEGFNPLQALEDLEKHHNFLVRGLYSELPERSFTNLTPHLSFSQFVQRDMQAFGVLTAEIFFAQRLKALAQDASFLDRFLTVRKLCVHHLKEIAAPLQHAALTLLQLGRSCEELLEAGVHGDQINLFEYLPVFEGLPPSSPAQLLSPSCPIIPFPLYFNSLHQFVCSYYSHWAENVEQGRDFVFSLWQQLDKLLEKIQPEGLEILLPFILGLMSNDLTAVYAAWYFFEPISRALGPRNAYRYLLKPLVGVYEKPGYLCGRFYLYTDCFIVQLIVRLGLQPFLNSLLPHILQVLTGQEGAEDSRVLGVVADDEEAVSDSPDSYSSSELKGTAEHRSSSFVDFSSGISFSDQAELTENEDFQNGIFLSEREQESVSLGKLSDKSSNSDTSAEDRGTDSDSKERLSLRSVDSNQDLKLPENILQPGDPEDDEEGEAVPEPADFCSSPASDPRESEALPKGESLEEEDEEEEELSEGKEQKILLDTACKTVKWLTAKLGPTLSSRHVVRNLLRLLVSCYFGSEKHQFVSSGDENGTRVGNIYERRPVLGDVIARPILECLMYVAQLYGEPVLTYQCLTYIAYVVGPSNSWRLNSRKEAGLLSGVVLMQKIIVYLSDTTLMDVLPKINQDVLLPVLQVLTSPHTSFPSRAQARTVLCVKTLSLIALVCLRIGQEMVSQHMSETLRRFFQGFSVLSELKEQMGVSEDSRLGLAGLSDGDELSWDPAAVEELEAVFSLEMAYSAYIPFNCLIGDSIIKKVLWNHDQVWKLVTLYQETVSAQSPESPRLTSPESQQGGGFALSVRDGLLADDRVTGTFGSVTVGNRIEIPQDTTSMGHHPAQVNQCPNTLTLAGSQEDGSLKQELPRSARMLCGNWLAYWQYEIGLSQHDTRFYFHQIRLQHFTGHSGTVKCLSTLSGEDFFLSASRDKTVRLWPLYNYGDGTREMEPRLTYSEHRKSVFYVQQAEALQQVVSCDGSVHLWDQFTGKTIRIFDAFDSRNPVTAVTSMPAPQCSVITGTADSMLHFIDPRKPGLQHEFRLNMSVTAGLIRCLAVSPSGRTVAVGFSSGYIYLLDTRTGLIMRVWQAHDSDILQLKTAEGNVVVSSSTDHCLTIWKESEQKAVHHYRSPSDPVHIFDLHSNEIVAGTVANRIGIYSLVDTSVPASMNKLSSENFRGTLTSLGILPAKRLLLLGSDNGVIRLLA